The region TGTCGAGCCGACCCCGCTCCAGCGGCGGTTGGAGCAGTTCGGCCATGTGCTGCTGCTGCTGTCTCTCGGGATCGTCGTCGTCGTGTTCGTGCTGGGCTTGTGGCGAGGCGAGCCGGTCTTCGACATGTTTCTCACGGCGGTGAGTCTGGCCGTGGCGGCCATCCCGGAAGGTCTGCCGGCGATCGTGACGACGACCCTGGCGCTCGGCGTCATGCGCATGGTGACGCGCCATGCGTTGATCCGTCGATTGCCTGCCGTGGAGACGCTGGGTGCGGCGACGGTGATCTGTACGGACAAGACCGGCACCCTGACGAAGAACGAAATGACGGTGACCCGTCTGGCCCTCGATGGGCAGGTGTATGAGGTGACCGGAGAAGGGTATGGGCCGGAGGGCGACATCATCGGTGGTGATCCGCGCGAGGGAGGCTTGCAGCAGCTTCTGTTGAGCGCACTGTTGTGCAACGACGCAACGCTCAAGGAAGTCGATGGCAGTTGGAAAGTGGTGGGCGATCCCACGGAAGGGGCGTTACTCGTTGCGGGCGGCAAGGCCGGATGGCGGAAAGCAGACCTGGAGCGGGCGCATCCGGTGGTGGGGGAAATTCCCTTCGATTCCGAACGCAAGATGATGACGGTGGTTCGACGATCGGGCGCAGACCTCGTGGCCTATGTGAAGGGCGCCCCGGATGTTCTGCTCGGCCGTTGTCGCGACTTTCTATCGGTCGAGGGGCAGGTGCACCCGCTCACCGATTCGATGAGAGCGTCCATTCTGTCTATCAACCGGCAGTTTGCCGAGCAAGCCCTCCGTGTCGTCGCCCTGGCCCGGCGGACACTCGATCAAGAGCCGTCCACGTACGACTCCGAGACCATTGAGCGGCAGTTGGTCTTTCTCGGGTTAGCCGCCATGAAAGATCCCTTGCGTCCCGAGGCCAAAGTGGCCGTCGAGCTCTGCCGGTCGGCGGGTATCGCGACGGTGATGATTACCGGTGATCATAAGGAGACGGCCCTGGCCATTGCGCGTGAGGCGGGCTTCCCGGGCGGCGCAACGCAGGCGCTGTCCGGACTGGAGTTGAATGGGCTGACCGATGGCGAGTTGTCCGCGCGGGTCCGGGACATTGCGGTGTACGCGCGGGTATCGGCCGAGCACAAACTGCGCATCGTGAGGGCCTGGCGCGCGCAAGGGGCGGTGGTGGCGATGACCGGCGACGGGGTGAACGATGCCCCGGCGGTGCGGGAAGCGGATATCGGGATTGCGATGGGCCTGACCGGCACGGATGTCACGAAGGATGCGTCGGACATGGTCGTCACCGACGACAACTTCGCCTCCATCGCGGCGGCGGTCGAGGAGGGGCGTAGTATCTACGACAATATCCGCAAGGCCGTACATTATCTCTTGTCGTGCAACTTGAGCGAAGTGCTGGTGATGTTGGGGAGTACGTTGCTGGGCTGGCCCCTGCCGCTGCTTCCGATTCATATTCTCTGGATCAATCTGGTGACCGACGGATTTCCGGCTCTGGCCCTCGCCGTCGATCCGAAAGATCCCGATGTGATGAAACGGCCGCCTCGCGACCCGCAAGCCCGCCTGTTGGATCGAGAGCGATTTCTGGCTGTCTGTCTCCAGGGCACGGTGATGGCATTGGTGACGCTGGCCGTCTTCGGGATCTCTCTCACGATTTGGCACGATGAGGTGCCTTTCGCGCGAACGATGACCTTTACCACGCTGGTGTTGGTACAGCTGCTGCACGCCTTCAGTTGTCGCCATGAACGGTATTCTCTGTTTCAAATCGGAGTGATGACCAATCGGGCGCTTGTGGGGGCCGTGCTGCTCTCTGCCCTGTTACAGGCCGGGATTTTGTTGAGCGCCTGGGGGCAGGAGATTTTCAAAGTCGTTCCGCTTCGAGCCGACGAATGGTGGCTGATGCTGGGACTCGGCGTGCTGCCGTTCGTGGTGATGGAACTGTGGAAGGCGTGGAGGCGAATGCGGGAGCCTGTCGCTGAGGCCCGCTAGGGGGCCCAAATGGTGGTGAGGGGGCTGGCTTGCCGGCTGAACCCGACCGGCTTCGCGCCGTACATGTCTTCGATCGTGCGCAAGAGCCCATAGTGATCGACTTGTTCGCCGAACCGTCCCTGCCGCACCATCGGCCCCACCAGAATCGTCGGGATATGGTTGTCTGATTTTCCGTTGTCCTCATCCCAGGTGACGATCAGGAGGCTGTTGTGGGTCTCCGCCCATTGCACGTAGGCATCCAGATGCGTCCGGAGCCACTGGTCCCCGCGCTCGATGCGTTCGGGGTCCTTCCCGTTGTGCATGTCGTTCAGTTGATTGGGGATGACCATGCTGACGGTGGGCAGCGTGTGGAAATCGGTCGGGAAGTCGGTGAACGGACGATTGTCGGCGGGCGGCACGGTGTTGATGGGAGACGACTGCCAATTGACCCATGGGTTATGTTTGCGTGCATAGGCCCCTGCCACGCAATCGGTGGCGCCGACGGCGGGCAAATCTTCAGCGTACCCGATGAAAGTCTGACCGGCTTGCGCCAGGGTGCTATGAAGATTCGGGGCCGTCAACGCGAGCGGGCACGTGTTCCCATTGACCCCCTCGATGGATCCGGCGAACAGGGCGATATAGTTCGGTTGGCTGGGATGGGTGATGCCGTAGGAGTTGGTCAGCAGTGCGCCTCTGCGGACCAGTGCGTTGAGGTAGGGGGCCGACGGTGAGTCGATGATTTGGGCGAACGAATGGTTCTCCTCGATCACGATTACGATATGGTCGGGTTTGGGCAGCGGCGTCTCGGCGGAAACGGGTTGGATCCCGAAGAGGAGAGCCATCCACAGGATACAGACGGCCAGGACGCATGAGCGCATGTGAAGTCCCTCCCCGTTACACGGGCAGTTCGCTGAGTCGCAGGGTATACAGATAATGATAGAGGCCCCGCTGCTCCAGCAGTGCGGCATGGGTCCCTTCTTCCACGATCTTCCCTTTATTCAGAACCAGAATGCGATCGGCGCGTTGAATGGTGCTGAGCCGGTGCGCCACGACGAAAGTGGTGCGGTTGACCATCAGGCGCTCCAACGCCTCCTGCACCAGCCGTTCGGACTCCGTATCCAGAGCCGAGGTGGCCTCGTCGAGCAGGAGAATTCTAGGATTCTTCAGAATGGCTCGCGCAATGGCGACACGTTGGCGTTGACCGCCTGAGAGGTTAATACCCTTCTCCCCGACGATCGTTTGATACCCGTCCGGGAATCCCACGATGAACTCGTGGGCATGCGCGGCCTTGCTGGCGGCAATCATCTCTTCTTCGCTGGCGTCTTCCCGCCCGTACCGAATATTGTCCCGGATGGGCCCTCCGAACAAAATCGTATCTTGCGGCACCAGGGCGATCTGGCGATACAGGCTGTCGAGGCGAACCGCTTTGACATCGTGGCCGTCCACCGTGAGCCGTCCGGCGGTCGGGTCGTAGAATCGGTGCAAGAGGTTCATGATCGTCGTCTTGCCTGACCCGGTGGGTCCAACGATCGCAATCAATTCGCCGGGCTTCGCCTCGAAGGAGAGGTCCGAGAGGATCGGCTGCCGGGGATCATAGGCAAAGCTGATGTGCTCCGCCCGAACGTGACCACGGATGGGCGGCAGGTCGATGGCGCCCGGGGCGTCGGCAATTTCGGCATGGGTGTCGAGGATCTCAAAGACGCGCTGCATGGCCCCTTGGGCTTCCTTGATCTGCGCGAATACCCGGGCTGCCGACCCGAACGGTCCGATCAGAATTCCGGCAAAGAGCACGAACGCAAACAGGTCGCCGGGGGAGACCGTGCCGTCGATGACCTGGCGCCCGCCGTACCACAAGACGAGGGCGGCGGCGGCAAAGGTGACGAAGATGATCGTCGGCACGAACCAGGCCATGATGGTGGCACGGCGCAGTGACAGCTCCATCGCGGACTGGACCTGAGCCACGAACCGTTCTTCTTCCCGTTTCGTTTGGACGAAGGATTTCACGACGCGGATCCCTGCAATGACTTCTTCGACCAGCGTGCTGACGGAGGCGGTTTGGTCCTGGATTTTGGTGGACAGCGCCCGGAGTCGCCGCCCGAACAGTTTGGCCACGACGACCAGCATCGGGAGCAGCACCAGAATGAGCAGGCAGAGTTGCCAGTTCATGGCGAACAGGAAGCCCGCGCCGCCGATGAAGGTAACGATTTGTTTGGCGGCGTCGATGGGCGTATCGGTTACGACGTTCTGAATGACGGTGACATCGTTCATGAGCCGGGACATCAATTCGCCGGTTCGGCGCTTCGAGAAGAAGTTGACCGACAGCGTCTCGAGATGTGCGAAGAGATGGATCCGGAAATCGGCCATCACCCGTTGGGAGACCCAGGCGGTGAGGTAACTGTGTCCCATCGAACATAACCCCTGGATCAAGACCAAGCCCAACAAGAGCAGGATCATTTCTGTCATGCGCGCGGCATCGTGCTGGACGGTGATGACGTCCCACAGGGTGCCGCCTAAACGAAGGAGGGCAAGGTTGATGGCGGCAACCGCCATAACCATGACGGCAGCCGCCATCATTCGAGGGACGTAGGGCTTGAGGAACGGAAAGAATCGTTTGAACGAGAACATGGTGTTACGACAATGGTTTCAGAGGGGGCAGGCCTGTAGCGTATCACCGTTGGTGGCGGCGATACGCATACGGCATGACCTTCGTGATGAGGTGAGATCGCGCTAGAGCTGAGCGATGGACTCGATCAAGTTTTTATTGATCGCCACGAAGTCAGACCGATCCTTATCGTTGATCAACACGTCAGTCAGGCTGATGAACAGCCGCTGCTCTTCGTTGATCGCATCTGACACACGATTGCGCATGGGCGGGATGAGGAAATCCCCGACGTAAACACAGTTCACCGTTCGAACGCGGATGCGAACTTTTTTTCCTTCGGGCACGGATCCCTCCGTCCATTATGTCGTGATGGGCTCAGCTCTTGCGACGCAAGAATTTCTGACGCCGGCGCAACTTTTTATACTTGTGCTTGCGCATCTTCTTCCGGCGTTTCTTGAGGACACTCGCCATACATTCAATCTCCAACTGCTAGGCGCGGGAGTCTAGTGGGTTTCAGTCCAAAATGCAAGCCAAGATTATGACTTGTTGTATGTTGATAGGCCGCATAACCGTTCTGCAGGAGGCGATGAACGTGAGGCGAGCCCGTCGGCTTGACCTCTTTCCGCCAAGGTTCCTATACTGCGCCATGATTGAATCGTGCCCGCCGATCCGCCTTTTTCTCAGACGTGTCTTCCTGGCCATGCTGTTGATCCTGACCGTGGGTTGTGCAGGAAAAACCCTTCAGTATAAGGACGATCACGACCGTATTCTTCGCATCGACCAGGCTGTGGAGTCGCTCCGTAAATCCTACGTAGAACGGGACCGTAGTGCGCTGGAGGCGTTGTTCCTCCCGTCGGGGAATTTGGATCAGGTGCAACGTGAGATTCACGCCGACTTCGATACCTTTCGCGACATTCAGTTGGAGTTTTCCATTGAGCGCATCTTGATCGAAGGGGACAATATCGATGTGTTTGTCCATTGGCAGGGCCAGTGGAAACGGGATCCTGCCGAGGCGGGCACGCGCCAGCGTGGCCATGGGCGGTTGGCCTGGGTCGGCACGCAGTCCATTCTGCTTCGGGAAGCGCAGGGCGATCTGCCTTTCGGCATGGGCGCGCGCGCCAGCGTGGGTGAAGGCCCGGCACGCGGGCAAGCCAAGCCATAGCCATGTCTGTCAGGTTGTCCTCCTCCAAAATTGAAACGGACTTTCTCGTGGTCGGAAGCGGCGTCGCGGGTCTTCGCGCGGCGATCGAACTCAGCCGGGCCGGGCGTGTCTTGATGTTGACCAAGGGGCATCCCTTGGAAAGCAATTCGATGTATGCCCAGGGCGGCGTCGCGGTCGCGTTGAGCGAAGAAGATGATGTCGGCAGCCATCTGACCGATACCATCAAGGCCGGTCACGGCCTCTGTCGCCGTGAAGCTGTGCGTACGCTGGTCGAGGAAGGGCCGGAGCGCATTCAGGAACTGATCGCTTGGGGCGCGAAGTTTGACAAGATCGGCAAGCGCTTCGCCTTCACGCGTGAGGCGGCCCACAGCCGGAGCCGCATTCTGCGCGCGCGAGGCGATGCCACGGGCAACGAGATGGTGCGCGCTCTCATGACCTATGCCGCGAGGCAGCCGCGCATTCAACGGTTGGATCGGCGATTCACGGTCGACCTGGCGGTCGTCGACGGGCGCTGTTGCGGCGCCATTGTGTTGAATGAGATGACCGGCGAGCGCACGGTGCTACCGGCCAGCGCCGTGGTGTTGTCGACCGGTGGCGCCGGGCAGGTCTATGCGCGGACGACGAATCCGGGCAACGCGACGGGGGACGGCATGGCGATGGCCCTCCGGGCCGGAGCGTTGTTGATGGATATGGAGTTCGTGCAATTTCACCCCACGTCCCTGTATCTGCCCTCGAGCCCGCCGTTTCTCCTGTCGGAGGCTATCCGTGGGGAAGGCGGCCAGTTGCGCAATATCAAAGGCGAGTTGTTCATGCACCGCTACCATCCGGATGGTGCGCTGGCGCCGCGCGATGTGGTGTCGCGAGCGATCTGGTCCGAAATGGCGGCGACTCGCGCGCGCCATGTGTATCTGGATGTGACGCATCTGGGCGCGGCCTTTGTGAAGCGGCGATTCCCCACCATCTATGCCACCTGCCTGCGCTACGACATCGACATGACTGAAGAATGGATCCCTGTCTCGCCCAGTGCGCATTACATGATGGGCGGTGTCTGGACGGATGTGCAGGGGGCGACGACGTTGCCCGGCTTGTGTGCGGCCGGCGAGGTCGCCTGCAGCGGTGTGCACGGTGCGAATCGTCTGGCGAGCAATTCGCTCCTGGAAGGTTTGGTCTTCGGCATGCGGGCTGCGCAATCTGCCGTGGCCCATGCCGGACGATTCCCGGGACCGGTGCGCATGCCCCGCCTGGAAGAACTCGAACAGGGCCGGCCGACGGATTTCGATGATCCCGAGAAGTTGCGAAGCTCACTGCGTCGCTTGATGTGGGGGAAGGTAGGACTCGTGCGTTCAGGCGATTCGTTGATCAGCGCCTCTGCGCAACTGGTGCGCTGGATGCGCCTGTTGGCCAAGCCGTTTGCCTCGCGAGCGGCCCTGGAGGTCAAGAATATGGTGCAGGTCGCCCGCTGTATCACAGACGCGGCACTATGGCGGGAGAATAGTGTCGGGGCCCACTATCGTTCAGATTTTCCGGAGGCCAATCGGCCCGGGTGGCGGCAACACAGCCAGCTGCTGTTTACGGACGGTCAGACGAGCGGGCCGGCAGCGAAGGAACGAGCGCTCGTGCTTTCGCCCCCAGCGCCTGTGCGCGGTAGGCCCGGGAAGAAGAAAGCCGGTCGTTCGTGAGGAAGGTGCGGTAGTACCGAAGCACTTTTTGGACATACTGCCTGGTTTCCGGAATAGGAGGAAGCCCTTGGTAGCGCTCCACCGTATGTTCGCCGGCATTGTAGGCCGCTAAGGCCAGCGGCAGATTTCCGTTAAACCGGTCCAGCAACTGCCGCAGATATTTCGTCCCCCCGCCGATATTCTCATCCGGATTGTAGGAATCCCGCACATCCAAGCGCACGGCGGTCTGTGGCATCAGCTGCA is a window of Nitrospira sp. DNA encoding:
- a CDS encoding cation-translocating P-type ATPase — protein: MVEQGQNIQARWYAQSPDELARALDVSLAQGLREDDAARRLSVHGRNELPEAPPPSPWTILGAQFTSLIVWVLIGAAIVSGLLGEWIDTGAILAIVLLNGFLGFVQEYRAEQSLAALKTLAVTYARVIRGGSRRQLSSTELVPGDIIDVEAGDHIPADARLIQAAALRTQEAALTGESTPVDKSGGVLPDNDLPLADRRNMVFLGTTVTGGKGRALIVATGRGTELGRIATLMTSVPVEPTPLQRRLEQFGHVLLLLSLGIVVVVFVLGLWRGEPVFDMFLTAVSLAVAAIPEGLPAIVTTTLALGVMRMVTRHALIRRLPAVETLGAATVICTDKTGTLTKNEMTVTRLALDGQVYEVTGEGYGPEGDIIGGDPREGGLQQLLLSALLCNDATLKEVDGSWKVVGDPTEGALLVAGGKAGWRKADLERAHPVVGEIPFDSERKMMTVVRRSGADLVAYVKGAPDVLLGRCRDFLSVEGQVHPLTDSMRASILSINRQFAEQALRVVALARRTLDQEPSTYDSETIERQLVFLGLAAMKDPLRPEAKVAVELCRSAGIATVMITGDHKETALAIAREAGFPGGATQALSGLELNGLTDGELSARVRDIAVYARVSAEHKLRIVRAWRAQGAVVAMTGDGVNDAPAVREADIGIAMGLTGTDVTKDASDMVVTDDNFASIAAAVEEGRSIYDNIRKAVHYLLSCNLSEVLVMLGSTLLGWPLPLLPIHILWINLVTDGFPALALAVDPKDPDVMKRPPRDPQARLLDRERFLAVCLQGTVMALVTLAVFGISLTIWHDEVPFARTMTFTTLVLVQLLHAFSCRHERYSLFQIGVMTNRALVGAVLLSALLQAGILLSAWGQEIFKVVPLRADEWWLMLGLGVLPFVVMELWKAWRRMREPVAEAR
- a CDS encoding acid phosphatase, which encodes MRSCVLAVCILWMALLFGIQPVSAETPLPKPDHIVIVIEENHSFAQIIDSPSAPYLNALVRRGALLTNSYGITHPSQPNYIALFAGSIEGVNGNTCPLALTAPNLHSTLAQAGQTFIGYAEDLPAVGATDCVAGAYARKHNPWVNWQSSPINTVPPADNRPFTDFPTDFHTLPTVSMVIPNQLNDMHNGKDPERIERGDQWLRTHLDAYVQWAETHNSLLIVTWDEDNGKSDNHIPTILVGPMVRQGRFGEQVDHYGLLRTIEDMYGAKPVGFSRQASPLTTIWAP
- a CDS encoding ABC transporter ATP-binding protein, encoding MFSFKRFFPFLKPYVPRMMAAAVMVMAVAAINLALLRLGGTLWDVITVQHDAARMTEMILLLLGLVLIQGLCSMGHSYLTAWVSQRVMADFRIHLFAHLETLSVNFFSKRRTGELMSRLMNDVTVIQNVVTDTPIDAAKQIVTFIGGAGFLFAMNWQLCLLILVLLPMLVVVAKLFGRRLRALSTKIQDQTASVSTLVEEVIAGIRVVKSFVQTKREEERFVAQVQSAMELSLRRATIMAWFVPTIIFVTFAAAALVLWYGGRQVIDGTVSPGDLFAFVLFAGILIGPFGSAARVFAQIKEAQGAMQRVFEILDTHAEIADAPGAIDLPPIRGHVRAEHISFAYDPRQPILSDLSFEAKPGELIAIVGPTGSGKTTIMNLLHRFYDPTAGRLTVDGHDVKAVRLDSLYRQIALVPQDTILFGGPIRDNIRYGREDASEEEMIAASKAAHAHEFIVGFPDGYQTIVGEKGINLSGGQRQRVAIARAILKNPRILLLDEATSALDTESERLVQEALERLMVNRTTFVVAHRLSTIQRADRILVLNKGKIVEEGTHAALLEQRGLYHYLYTLRLSELPV
- a CDS encoding AURKAIP1/COX24 domain-containing protein, whose amino-acid sequence is MASVLKKRRKKMRKHKYKKLRRRQKFLRRKS
- the nadB gene encoding L-aspartate oxidase, whose translation is MSSSKIETDFLVVGSGVAGLRAAIELSRAGRVLMLTKGHPLESNSMYAQGGVAVALSEEDDVGSHLTDTIKAGHGLCRREAVRTLVEEGPERIQELIAWGAKFDKIGKRFAFTREAAHSRSRILRARGDATGNEMVRALMTYAARQPRIQRLDRRFTVDLAVVDGRCCGAIVLNEMTGERTVLPASAVVLSTGGAGQVYARTTNPGNATGDGMAMALRAGALLMDMEFVQFHPTSLYLPSSPPFLLSEAIRGEGGQLRNIKGELFMHRYHPDGALAPRDVVSRAIWSEMAATRARHVYLDVTHLGAAFVKRRFPTIYATCLRYDIDMTEEWIPVSPSAHYMMGGVWTDVQGATTLPGLCAAGEVACSGVHGANRLASNSLLEGLVFGMRAAQSAVAHAGRFPGPVRMPRLEELEQGRPTDFDDPEKLRSSLRRLMWGKVGLVRSGDSLISASAQLVRWMRLLAKPFASRAALEVKNMVQVARCITDAALWRENSVGAHYRSDFPEANRPGWRQHSQLLFTDGQTSGPAAKERALVLSPPAPVRGRPGKKKAGRS
- a CDS encoding lytic transglycosylase domain-containing protein, which gives rise to MPNVGRIPAILSISAALLLSALPSRADVYQYIDANGTISLTNVPNDPRYRRVIAELPRSRTVISDGELEPVIARHSRAHRLHPALIRAVIKTESDFDPQAVSRAGAIGLMQLMPQTAVRLDVRDSYNPDENIGGGTKYLRQLLDRFNGNLPLALAAYNAGEHTVERYQGLPPIPETRQYVQKVLRYYRTFLTNDRLSSSRAYRAQALGAKARALVPSLPARSSDRP